The proteins below are encoded in one region of Triticum aestivum cultivar Chinese Spring chromosome 1B, IWGSC CS RefSeq v2.1, whole genome shotgun sequence:
- the LOC123090667 gene encoding uncharacterized protein isoform X2: MPPHSCRVVHSCRTSSFATANRGRSTKNRSATQRSQPLPSAGHHLLLLQAVPHPPIPTVTAGTTVRSLPTTEAVQRRNDEEKKLLGFWWPIIIDMEMNNYADALLLFF, encoded by the exons ATGCCCCCGCACAGCTGCCGCGTGGTTCACAGCTGCCGCACTAGTTCGTTCGCCACTGCCAACCGAGGTCGTTCGACGAAAAATCGTTCAGCAACGCAGAG GTCGCAGCCTCTTCCTTCTGCAGGtcaccacctcctgcttctgcaGGCCGTGCCACATCCCCCCATTCCCACAGTCACCGCCGGCACCACAGTCCGTTCACTACCAACAACCGAGGCTGTTCAACGACGCAACGACGAG GAAAAAAAGTTGTTGGGTTTTTGGTGGCCAATTATTATTGATATGGAGATGAATAACTATGCAGATGCGCTCCTGCTGTTTTTCTAG
- the LOC123090667 gene encoding uncharacterized protein isoform X1, translated as MPPHSCRVVHSCRTSSFATANRGRSTKNRSATQRPQYLFLQFSSAVRSQPLPSAGHHLLLLQAVPHPPIPTVTAGTTVRSLPTTEAVQRRNDEEKKLLGFWWPIIIDMEMNNYADALLLFF; from the exons ATGCCCCCGCACAGCTGCCGCGTGGTTCACAGCTGCCGCACTAGTTCGTTCGCCACTGCCAACCGAGGTCGTTCGACGAAAAATCGTTCAGCAACGCAGAG GCCCCAATATTTATTTCTTCAGTTCTCTTCCGCCGTCAGGTCGCAGCCTCTTCCTTCTGCAGGtcaccacctcctgcttctgcaGGCCGTGCCACATCCCCCCATTCCCACAGTCACCGCCGGCACCACAGTCCGTTCACTACCAACAACCGAGGCTGTTCAACGACGCAACGACGAG GAAAAAAAGTTGTTGGGTTTTTGGTGGCCAATTATTATTGATATGGAGATGAATAACTATGCAGATGCGCTCCTGCTGTTTTTCTAG